One Molothrus aeneus isolate 106 unplaced genomic scaffold, BPBGC_Maene_1.0 scaffold_19a, whole genome shotgun sequence genomic window carries:
- the LOC136569686 gene encoding olfactory receptor 14J1-like, which translates to MHNSLWDTSNISYTGCAAQLFFFLFFIVAEFSLLTVMCYDRYMSICKPLHYGTLLGSRACAHMAAAAWASAFLNALMLIANTFSLPLCHGNALGQFFSEIPQILKLSCSKSYLRELGLLAVSGCLGLSFFVFIVFSYVQIFRAVLRIPSEQGWHKAFSTCLPHLAVVSLFLSTGIFSNLKPCSMSFPSLDLALSVLYSVVPPALNPLIYSLRNQELKAAVWRLMTGCFQKH; encoded by the coding sequence atgcacaattccctctgggacaccagcaaCATCTCCTACACTGgatgtgctgcacagctctttttctttctcttctttattgTAGCAGAGTTTTCCCTCCTGACCGTGATGTGCTACGACCGCTACatgtccatctgcaaacccctgcactacgggaccctcctgggcagcagagcttgtgcccacatggcagcagctgcctgggccagtgcctttctcaatGCTCTCATGCTCATagccaatacattttccctgcccctgtgccatggcaatgccctgggccagttcttctCTGAAATCCCACAGATCCTCAAGCTCTCATGCTCCAAGTCCTATCTCAGGGAACTGGGGCTTCTTGCTGTTAGTGGCTGTTTAGGACTCAGCttttttgtgttcattgttttctcctatgtgcagatcttcagagctgtgctgaggatcccctctgagcagggatggcacaaagccttttccacctgcctccctcacctggctgtggtcTCTCTGTTCCTCAGCACTGGTATATTTTCCAACCTGAAGCCctgctccatgtccttcccatccctggatctggcCCTGTCAGTTCTATACTcggtggtgcctccagccctgaaccccctcatctacagcctgaggaaccaggagctcaaggctgcagtgtggagaCTGATGACTGGATGCTTTCAGAAACATTAA